The region ccaaagaaaaatttaatataaaattagtaatataaaaaaaaacaaatatgaaaaaaaataataatcaaattacaaatatatcattccaaaataataaaacttgattaagagtaaaactatgacataaaccaactttcatacaaaaatatgagaaaataaactcataaaagtgaatttttttaacaaaagccaTAGAATAAtatgtttttgaaaaaaaaacatattttttcaCACTCTATTAagaatctcatataaaatgtaatttcctctataTTTCATCTCTTTTTCGTATGAAATGTTAAGCCCAAAATCATATTGGGCTTTTCTAGCCCAATTAAGCATGCCTCTTTTGGGTGAAAATTAGACTCGGTACCCATTTTAAATGATTCACTTTAATTTTTACCTACtatttttaactcttattttagtacccaaattttcaattaatgtactcattataccccttcaattacatgcttttttttctccttaaacatGCTACAATTAGAATGCATTAACTTTTCCCCTCTCCTGGAGTAGAAACATAGAACTAGAAGGTGATATGTTTAAGTGTTGGGTCTTTCtttagatcttttttttttttttacagcaGACTTTCTTTAGATCTTTGGATGCAAGGAACTCATGAATAAAACCTACCCATGAAAGCTTACCACCTAATTGTTTCTTAGTCCATGTACAGGTTTTGGTTCATAATAAATACAGAATTATAATTGAATCAAATAGTGAAATTGTTCACTGTCACTTTTTTTTTACTTGTGGCCTAGGTGTGTTGACATGTTTTCACTTTTTAAGAGACATTTTTTTCTTCCTCACTTTGCTTCCTCTTGAATATCTTGactggtttttttttaaaagagggAATATCTTGACTTGTCCAGTTGTCCCACCAACCCATATCATGATTTGAAGGCCCATATCATGTCAAGGAGGAGGAATTTGATCATCTTTGCATCGTTTTGTTTTTCTCTTTTTGTAATCTTACAACTGCAAAGACAGaacaaaaacataaaccaaaaattgaaaagaaaaaaaaattgttgaaaaGGTGTTTCCTTGGTACTTTTATGCATAATTTGATCAACCCACTTCCAAAGTCCCCAAGTGTACAACAAAAATACGATATGCCCTTATTACTTGGTCTCAAACATTCCAACCAAGACACACAATGGTCTCAAACATGCCCACAAAACTAGAGAAGTTTGGGTTGGTCAAAGGTCAACCTAGCTAGCATCTTGTGTGACTAGCCATTTCTAGCTTCTCAAAACTTCCACCCCCTAATTAAattgtttcttaaaaaaaaaggtAGCCGTGGAAATGGCAATTAAGTGTGGTCAAGCTCAAAATTCAAACTTATATACATATAGTCATAATTAACATAAAAGATCAATTACAATAACCAATAAGAGAAAGCCATGTGACTCCCTTTCCTCACTCTTTTATTTTTCCACTCAAACCTTAATCAACAAGCTAATTGAATCTAGAAAAGTTGGGAAGGAATTCTGATGACATGTTATATTTACTTTCATATAGTCTATATTTGTTTCAAAAACATTAATATTCCAAGGAATTTTTACTCCTTGGTTTAGTCCCACAAATTCTAAAACAAGGAGTAAAAAAATGACAACTTTGAGTAATGCATATGTTTTTATTCACCTTTTATTTGTTGGCATGAAATTCAATCCTTCTAAAGATTCGTAGAAACTGAAAATTTGAGGCTGAGCATGCATGCTTCTAATCATTACCAtttataaaaacatgaaaatgttAGGTGAAGTTATAAGCTATCTATTAATGCTTCCCACTaacattataatatatataagatTACATATTCAtattgtaaacactttctttcttttttttgacACATTATTTTGTCGTGTCcataattttacttttatttttcttctctcaAACCTTGGTCTAATTCATGCCCATTTCAAAAGTCAAACGAAATTTTCCACAGAACTCAAAAAAGGGTTAAAAAATACTAATGTTGAATGGTGAAATGTAAGTTTGTCAATGTCGTTTTGGATTTAAATTCTTGGTCACGAACACGTTGTATTGGTGAGCCATCACTATTGGACAGAGACGGCAAAATTGGCCTGCTCTTCGTTGCCTTGCCAGGTGAGTGAGTTGATTGACCAAATATAGCCATATCATATAGGCTTTGCTTTGCATTTAAGGATTGGATAGGATCATTCTATCAATCAAATCAATGTGTGTTTTTCTGGTACGGCTTTTTAATAATTCTACTTTAATTAAGTATATTAATTAACTTCTCCATATAAAAAAAGTGCTTGCtctaaaacaaaactaaaactaCAAAAAAGTCAGTTGGTTGGTTGATTATTCTTACCCTTCCACAAGGGTAGATTTCAATAGCTTGCACAAATTAGCGACTATTATGTTCCGATGATGGcgaaaaaaatatacaaaataaatttttatttaaaaacaataatttgtatataaaagaataaaattGAAGACGACAAGACTTGAAAGAAttatagaaattaaaaaatatattagagATAATAACGAGAATAAATCAATGATCGAAATTATAATATCTAAATTTGGAATGACAACGAGATGAAATTGATTAGAAATGACAACAATGGTGGGTCGAGATCAAGATTGGAATTGGAGAAGATCTTGTCCTCAGATTGGTGAAGAGATGACGTTTTCAAGTCATGTCAACCGGATGAACTCAAAGAGTCTCTATTTGCCCTTGTCTGGCTTTGATCGGATAAGCTTCGATTGAGTGGTAGCTTAAATTTGTAATTTCTAGACTTGTATTTTTGGGTTAAAATATATTTAGTATCTATAAACCAAATATTCATACTggataaatataaaatatatattcacACATTTATTTTCAGAGGAAAAAAAAATCTGAACCTAAAATTTCCCTTAAACTAGCTTCCTGCGGCAGAATCGAAGGTGTCTTATAACGGCTATCTTCTTATAGCCGTTGGTATTTATTATTTATAGCCGTTACTCCAACAAAGAATAAGACAAGATCTATTgtacttaattatttatatatataattattcatATTATCTACACTCCTAAAATGTAAGTATCTATAAATTATATACATAAGAAGCCTGTAAAACACATCTCAGAACCACAGAACATTGTTACCATTTTGAATaaaagaaggaaataaaaaaagaaataaatagaaTTGATATTAAACAAAGACACTGGACATTGTTGTAACATAAAAAAAATGCTAagaagaaaattacaataagagtTTTCACAGAAACGTTTTAGTTACAAACCTGTTTAAGAGGGGGGTATTTCCCTGCCTAAAATCAGCTAAGGTTCTTTTATCCAAATGCTAATGAAACAAACAAACTGACTTGACTTTTTAGAATACACCAAATCCAAACacccttatatatataatatatataaaataaaatataaatatagaagaaaaaaaaaagtcatcaTCTCAATTCTTAAATACATCACACAAACCTAATCAGGGGAGTTATATCATCAAGGGGCTGTTATGATAATCATTATCATTATCATGATCATGATCATGATCCATCATCAATCAGTGCATGTGCATGGAATCTATGTTCTTACTCAGCTCCTCCAGCTTCTTCAGCCTCATCTTTTCACTGTCACTGACCAACTGTTCGAAATGAAATTAGAGAAAAAAACACTGTCAAACTCCAATATACAGAGATAAATATGAAAACCCATTCAGATTTTTACTGCAAAATAAGATTGATATAATAGCATTTGAGACCAACCTCCATTAGTTTGGTTATCAGCTGTACTTTCTCCTTGTTCTTATCGTTAAAGGCCTCAAGGGCATCTTTGTATTCTTTTTCCTGtgacaaatataataataataataataaattcatGTTTAATGCTTTTGGACAAAATTTGTCATTTCatgaattcaaattaaaataacaaaaataaaaatgataatgtTATTTAAGAGTGAGAATTAGTATTAAGATATAGTCAAAAAGCTGTTACCTTCTTCTGGCAAGTGTGTCCTAATGGCTTTAATTCTTTGTTAATTGCATCGATCTTCTTTCGAACCATAGCAACTTCCTTTCTCATTGGATCTGCTAGTCCTTCAAGCTCCTACagttccatatatatatattttttaataaaatccaTAAATGAAAATTACCCTCGTTTTTTTTTGGTGATTTTGAACCCAATTATTCTCAGGCCAAACACAAAATTAAGTCACAATTCTTTGATGTTGTTACCAACAGGAAGAACTAAAAACCGTATTTACAGTTGTTGGAAGAAGAATATATAGCTTTTTAATTTTCATGTGATACTTATGAAAAGTTTCCTTGAAACTTTTCTTAAATTTTAAAATGGATGTGCAGATCGTGATCTTTGGTCACATGTGAACCAAATTATTCCTCTTTAATCAAAAGGTTGAAACAAATTACTCACATACACACAAATTGAGAACTTTCCTTGTACAAAATTTTCTTggaattatataaaaatatctgcATGCAATTGAGTTAATCTAACTaaaacaaaaaccctaaaaaaaattagagaaaagcTGACAAATTTCTAGTAAAAAAAAAAGGACCAAATCCATAaaccaaattaaaataaaaaaaaattatattcatcTTTCCAAACCAGTAAAGCGTTTTTTAGGGTTTCATGTCTTGTTACAAAAACTTTTTACTCAGTTCAGATTCATGCAAGagaaaataaactaaattttttGATAAACAATGTTAGCATACCTCACGAATGGTAGCCAAACGCTTAGTCTCTTCTTCAACTCGACCCAACTGAGCTTGGACTTTCTCTCTGACCTCCATCCTCTTCCTCTCGATCTCTTCTTCCTTGGCTTTGAAAGTCGAGAGAGCCGACCTCGACATCTCTTCATCCTCTCTCGAAAGATTGCTATTGAAGCTCAGGCTTCCCGAGTTCTGATTCTGAATCATTAATTGTTGAGATTGCTCACTCGTCTGCATCTCTTCTTCCAAACCCTTCTCCCAAAACCCTCTCTTTCTCtaactcactctctctctctctctctctctctctctctctctctccttttctgttctttctttctttatttcctTTTGCTTTTGCTTTGAAATGATGGGTTAGTGctctgttttttctttctttcttgctctgttttcaagtGCTTATAAACAACGCCTTGGCTTAAAGTATCCCGGCTTaccattttctttatttatttattttttattattattataacccagatttttcttttaaatgaataataataataataagataagATAAAGATATTTTAAGAAAATCTATTTTATATAAttaccaaaaaatatatatataaaaataaagctTTAGTTGAAATGACACAACTGCCAACCACTGATAAAGATGTATAGGGTGGAAATTAACTACTACTTTACATAATTTAGTGTCAcacaaaattcaaattttgtcTCCATAACTTTTattttcttgaggaaaaaaataaaacagaataatttttttttgactaAAAAAAAAGACTTTAAGATTTAACTTAATATTGATTCTTTTATATAATTATTCTTGAGTCATGAGTTTGTCATTTTTGGCACTAATTTTGAACCATTTTACATGAAAAGTTGTGGAATTGTTGCATTGACTTGAGTTAATTTGTTGAAGGTGTTTGTATATTTGTTTAGTAGGTCGATGGGCAACTTCATCTAACTGTTTCAGTTAATTCACTCACATGGGGTGACTGTAGAAACAATTTATTTTGCATGAGCATTTAAGTGTTAATTTTCATGAATTTTGGTGCCTTTGAAATCatacttaaacatgctcataaattTAGCTTCAAACACAATTCACCTCTAATGTTATATTTCAAATGCAAGTTTATGTCATtagaaactaaataaaataaatactacaCAATAAGCTAAAAAATAATGCACAAAAAAATCGGCCACCTATTTAATTTTTGTGcagttaaaaataattataaattttgagCCATTTTGCTTAATTAAAAGATTACCTACACAATGTATTTAGcaaataaaatatgtttttatAGACAAACCATAGTTTAAATATTACacgtttaattaatattttaatattttcaattaattttagatataaatttatttgaattaattattacatatataatGTTTTACAAACTAGTATCTTTTAACTGTAATTTATTACATGGGTTATGCTTGtgttaaaaaaattacaaagtatTATTCTTAATAATACTTGACACTTACTTCACACCTTCTAGACATTTACCCGAAGGATATCGAGTATGTGCATATAGCTATTTTACATAATACTACTAATAGTAATAAGCTGTCATTTTATCAAAGTGTAATTTTGATAAGTACATTTCCAACAATTATTCTATTGAAATAATTATGTTACACATTTACTAATCATAACGTattcaatttttaaaatttttgacaTTTGACATAaattaaaacattattttttataTCATAATCAAATTAGTTTTAAGATAGATCTTATGATTCTTTGTTTAAAATATTGTTGAGCTTTAAAGTACTTATTGCAGcagcaattacaaaaataagaaatttatGTTTCACTGGAGCACTTGAACTTTACTTTCCAACATGTGGAGAGTAGAGACTTTTATATTCTGTTCAACTCGGCTTCTTTAACTTAAAAACTTTGAGAGTTTGTAGGGTTATTCTAACAAGCATTATTTGATCCAAATCAGTCGAAATAATaagtttaatttaaaaataataaatatataaaaattaaattacttGAGATACAAATAATACAAAATTGGTGAGTAAAAATAATCACCTTCTTGAGATAATAGTCGAGTTTTAATGACTCACGTAGAAAATATGTGAGAATATTAAACCAATAAGAACATAAATTATTACAACCAATTAATTTTAAGGTAGAATGCAATATAAATTTATATGCAAAAGATGAAGTGGCAACTTACTAAACTAGAATCAAATCTCTCATTTTCTTCTCACTATCTTCTCCTATCAACTCAAAGACTTTAGAGTGCAAATTTAATACAATTGCCATATTCATGATTGAATATCAAAAAGAATGTTGGTAAGTATTTCCCATTTCATTGGGTTGTATAAATTTTGTATATAAAAGGACAAGTATAGTATTAAAGGATTTAGTAGTGGTGGTACTAAAGAGGATCTTCAATAATATCTTATAATGAAGTTGATAAGGTACCCCCAAGTCCTACCAAAGTCTTTTTTGTGGTAAATATTTGCTGCTGACAACACATGTAGGGGAGATTGAGAGAGATGTGCTTAAGAAAAAGTTTGGTGTGGAGTGGACGAAAAGGGtcacaacacacacacacacacactataTGCCAATGCCAGAGAGGCGTGAGAGCCAAGGCGAAGTAGGAGAAAAGCCAGTTGCGGCAGCTTAGCTAACCCTTTTGACAATTATATTAATTCCTTTCCAGTTTGGACCTTCAAAGCAACAAAGGAAAAGAATCCCATTATCTCTTTCTTTAATCttctttattaattttaattgattacccaattttcaaaattaatatatatatatatgaatatgcttTAGTAATTTAATGTTTTTCTAGTGGTCAGATTGTCATTTCTTCATGCTAAATTTAGATTAGGTTGTATGATTGAGTCAAGGGTGTTACCCTTTTTtcatatatgtgcatatataacATAATAATCTGCCCTGTTcttttaactttattttatttccaAACCAATCCCTATACCTTTCATGCTGCGGTGTGGTGTGGGGGACCATTCAAAATTTGACACTTTCAAAAAAAACTTGTGTAGTGGGGCTAAAAGGATTTTTTTTATCGGAATAAATATATTTAACCATAGAAAATCAATGGTCATGATCGTTTGATTCAGTTCATAATAGAGAACCTTGGGGAATCTCTAGTCTCTACCCCCATGGGGTACCCCTTGGTGGTGGGTGGGTGATCAGTATACCCATTAGGCCTTCATACATAGCATGCAATtgggttatttttttttttataataactCAGAACAAGAGCTGTTTtttaaggagagagagagagagagagggggagagAGTCCCTTTATGAACTCAATTGCcaccaaaaaaagaaaaataaataaagaacaaacaaacaaaaaaattgggtgTATGACAGTTGTGTCATGGCCATCTCAGAGCTTTCTAGGGAGTTATTTGTTGATACAAATATTTTGGTCTGGGAAAATCTTTGCAACATCACTGTCTAAGTGTGTGTCAAtccatttttattattattaattattattattaataatctTTGTGTTGTGTTGGGTGGCAGTTAAACTATTTCCAActgttttctttgtttatttcTCAGCTTCCAAGCCCCCTTATGATTGGTACAAATAATTACTAAAATTGGTACTTATTAATTAGACAATTAGAAATACAAATTGTAATTCTAATCACATTTTGATACTCTTATAGATTGCATATTGCTCTTTCTGTCAATATGCCCCATGGGGCCAAACcccttttcatttttttatatatatttatataaaataaggaatatatatataatgaatattGTGATGTAATAAATATAAAACGAATGTCATTATGCCAATAGTGAAACAATGATGTGTATTCCTCTTGTCCAACTTATATTTGCTTGCATGCTGGTAATTTATCATGGTAATGATGACAATCAATTAGGAATTATTATTTGGAACTTTTTTGTGGAAAATTTCATATACCATTATTAGAAAAACTCTCTTTCAAGTTGCTATACTTGTACATGTCTAGTAGAGATTTTCACATTTCACAGTAGTAAAAAGTGGAAGTTTttacctttttcttttttgtccATAGTGAAATAAATACTAATCTGTAATACACACAGTAGGTGTTGAAATCAAGTGAAAGACTTGGTCTATTATAGCATAGCAGCGCTAGAAGTAGCACAAATTGTGAGTTGGGGTAGGGAGTTGTTGCCTATGTTGACCAAGTATACTAATAACAGTGtaattatgtaataattatatgaGAATATACACAGAAAGCAATGCATTAATTAAAAAcactacaaaaataaaaataaaacaaaactttaaAAAGTAGTAAAAAAAAGGAATGAGATTCCCAGCAGAGTATGAGATTGAAAGTGGCTTTAGTTGTAACAAAGCAAAGAGATGAGTGTTTCAAATATCATCTTCTGCCGACAATATTGCTCACTCTGAGCTgccattgtttttttttcttttctttaatacCAGTTTAACCtaaatatattactaaattttccttaaaaaaaaaactgaaaaacttcCATTGTTACAACTTTCTTGTGACACCAAATTTTGCATTAGGGGATTATATTTGTACGAGGCCTATCATAATATTTAAGCAAAAAATTTAACAAAGCTGTCAATTGTACTTTGCAGATTTAGGGTCTTAATCGTACAACATGACGATTTTGGGACATAATATAGTAATATACTATATAGTGTATAGTGTATGTGTTAGTTGACCcagcaaaaaaaatatattatgtgTTAGTTGAGATATAAATAAAACCTACCCAACTATAATCTTTTCTTTCTAAATTTATTTGGCGATAATTTCTTGAAACCCTGTTTTtgtataatattattaaatatttaggtAATATATAagttaaatgagaaaataaataaaaacctaAATATGTATGCACTATTAAATATTATCTTAAGTTTATGCACTATTAGTGTTGCCGTAATTAATTGAGTGTGTCAAAAAACGAgccaataattattttaaattaatttatattttttaatgtacCAGCGAATCACAACATGTCTTTAAATAAAAGTTTAACAGTTTGTACTAGCAATATACCAAAATTATAACggaatgttttttttaaaaatattcaagTATAACCATTTGTAAAAGTTTAATATTTATGTTATAGagatttcatttatttatttatatatatatatatatacactagatACAATCATTTTCACGTTTTCATTTTCACGTTTCCTtagttttattaataaaatttatcaattctttttattaaatttatattaatgttatataaatttcaaataaataatctattttaataaaataatttatttatttttgtttaaatttatatttgttatagtttttgaatttgggagtgacaacaataaattatatattatatgtttaatgtaatattaaatattataattggattttaaatttaaattttttgttagtttttaaaaaaaaaattgttgctaattcacagtagattatattatatgtttaatatgatattattttaataggtgattttaagtttaattaaattttatttaagttataaaacatatgattttattatttttaaataattattattgtaaaatatctcaaaaatatcttattttaatttgtttgattatttagtatttttaaataattatcattataaaatatctcaaaaatatcttattttaatttgtttgattatttattatttttaaataattatcattgtaaaatatctcaaaaatatcatattttaattttttttaattatttattttattttatttaagtttaagtgtttacaaactactgttaaatataagaatattccattaaagttaacattaaaaaaaataaaaaaccgttaaaactaataatttccgttatctacacgcttattatatagaagatatattagatacaagcaacatgcaatataCGCTTGTTCATGTAACATTCTCTTAATCCATACCCGTTACATCGTgtaattaaatagtgcttaactcgttaaacgaatcatttggacttaaaccgtGTAATTGTAACTAACTACatgtttaggtactaaaatttttggtcaaaagtcaatcatttcattaaaaacgCTTAAtctcaatacatgggatcccaatagAGTTTAAAACGGTTACAAATCCAAAATGTATACAACAGCCGACCTAAACGGCAAACTCAGGGTctaaccctagttccaactgataaccCCGGTCGTGGTGGATGAGGAGGCTACATATATAcactctgcccctgaagctctccaactcatggctggtacaacttttcttttcctttacctacaccatttagcacccgtgagccaaggctcagcaagaaaacataaccatgcttattattatccatattttccacctatgaTACGTGGCAGGGCCGAACGGGTCTGTGGGCCCTCAGAAGAGGTCCAAGCCCAACCTGGACCCAatgaataatgaatatggaaaCCCTGACGACTCATACCATACTAAGCCTGATGACGGGCAAGTAGCGCAAGCATAGTGAGGGGGCCATAACTAAGGTGCAGGCCTGCATCATCTCCCTGACCACTCTCAATCTACATCATCCGGGATGTAAATTGTGATGGCAGACAGTTCACTCCAGGAGACGACTCCCATCAAGCGGGATCCAGGAGAAGACGTCGTCAACAAGATATCTGCCTTAGTAGATGAACCTAGGTCTTAGTAAACGAACCAGGACTTAGGTAAGCGATCCTGGATATGGGTAAATGAACTCGGACCATACGTTTGGATAGTGCAAGCCTAGTCTTCCTTGATGTTgacgtgtccccgagaaatcCGGAGGTTGGTCTCCCTAACAAACCTACAGAATGGGATACGCACGGAACATACACTGTTCCTAAGAAACAGTACTACCACTActttgacagatcctgtccccaggatccccttagtagCCCACGCGGATCAGTCCGTGCTAACGAACAAAGGGCAGTTGTAAGGTTTGATCACGCCTAAGTCGGCTCAATGGGCCAGATTAACAATATCTAATTATtttacattctttgtattatggttCCGTTAGCGAGAAAATTGTAATTacatccttattgggcccggattagtccgactCAAGCTACTTGACTACCTATAAATAGgatcagttgtgcactgtagcaaggatcccaaaatttctcttgtaagcaaaacgtTGTTGAACTTGCAGAAAGCCTCCATTGTCAAAattctctaaagcctaataccagtgactcatggactaaggctcattaacgccccaaccacgtaaaaattgtaaTTGTTCATCTCTTATCCTTTCTTTCCAGctcttattttataatatatctatagtttccgaaaaactcggtaaaacTTATAAGTAGTAAATCATCAAATCACAGAACCATAACTaacatgcttagcagtaataacactACTCATGCATGCTGTCTATCCAGATAAGTGATTATAAAGTAACGCTAGGGCCTATTGCCCAATTCctcatataaccagccttagagctggccaagcAGGTCTGGCGCTTAATATTTCAGACGAcctttgttggggttttatgccctaaattaaaacccaaattctttgtaatctcattttattatcaataaaagaatagaaatcattttttgacttggtcaatcactttgctcacatgttttattttcatgattatttgtttaatataaacttctattaaatcccgagcatataactaatcttatttatagtgatgtaattacagtggaatataaatatgattatatgttcaaaataagttagtcctaagattagtcagtgcaccggatttacactgacttgccaatctacgatatgatctacttacacattacagtgttatgttctttccagaacattggcaaagtagataaaatcggatgtatatgttacatcggacaggaccgatattgacagttgataagataagtaaacatgccgttattatctattctagtcatatcatatagttgaccataggtcaattcaatctcaattctgagtggttagtattctaactgattgtattatttgagttctttgacttgttcgttaccagcttaccctacggactagcccatacttacatcttgggaactcggtagtataattgagtgggagtgttaatcatagatatgaacatctatagcttctgatgaagaagtgaaacgatggtttccttttagtttggttcaaggtgttaaatgatagagatctcatttcagtaattaaattagtttactgaaatatcatttacaaggaactaagtgttttaaggataaaatacaatgaggggtaaaacgacattttagtcctatctcattgtagaccgtctatagaggattgag is a window of Humulus lupulus chromosome 4, drHumLupu1.1, whole genome shotgun sequence DNA encoding:
- the LOC133831300 gene encoding protein MLP2-like isoform X2; this translates as MQTSEQSQQLMIQNQNSGSLSFNSNLSREDEEMSRSALSTFKAKEEEIERKRMEVREKVQAQLGRVEEETKRLATIREELEGLADPMRKEVAMVRKKIDAINKELKPLGHTCQKKEKEYKDALEAFNDKNKEKVQLITKLMELVSDSEKMRLKKLEELSKNIDSMHMH
- the LOC133831300 gene encoding protein MLP2-like isoform X1; the encoded protein is MQTSEQSQQLMIQNQNSGSLSFNSNLSREDEEMSRSALSTFKAKEEEIERKRMEVREKVQAQLGRVEEETKRLATIREELEGLADPMRKEVAMVRKKIDAINKELKPLGHTCQKKEKEYKDALEAFNDKNKEKVQLITKLMEFEQLVSDSEKMRLKKLEELSKNIDSMHMH